One region of Baekduia soli genomic DNA includes:
- a CDS encoding AEC family transporter: MALVVLAIIAATAVGVAAERRHGAAAVALAHRLITIMVWGLLPFIAFFVIARLHLGGGVGIGLVLGYAGHAILGTLAYLIGTRVLHLSRPSTGTLVLNTVLVNTGFLGIPLTATLLGHDALAPAVAWDTLVSLVMTFTVGFAVGAAFGTKAGERPRDRVRAFLTRNPVLWALVAALVAPDALAPDALVEIAKNSTYALLPIGFFVLGVHLTVEREGGALAFPPPLTRPVLVVMVLRHAAAPALLVGLSALTVDVPDAYIVEAGMASAINSLIVSHLYGLDVRLAASAVAWTSAFAVTAAVVLSLVL; encoded by the coding sequence ATGGCCCTCGTCGTCCTCGCGATCATCGCCGCCACGGCGGTGGGGGTCGCCGCCGAGCGCCGCCACGGCGCCGCGGCGGTCGCCCTGGCCCACCGGCTCATCACCATCATGGTGTGGGGGCTGTTGCCCTTCATCGCGTTCTTCGTCATCGCCCGGCTGCACCTCGGCGGCGGCGTGGGCATCGGCCTCGTGCTCGGCTACGCCGGGCACGCCATCCTGGGCACGCTGGCCTACCTCATCGGGACGCGCGTGCTGCACCTGTCGCGCCCCTCGACCGGCACGCTGGTGCTCAACACCGTGCTCGTGAACACGGGCTTCCTGGGCATCCCGCTCACCGCCACGCTGCTCGGCCACGACGCGCTGGCGCCCGCGGTCGCCTGGGACACGCTCGTCAGCCTCGTCATGACGTTCACCGTCGGCTTCGCGGTCGGCGCCGCGTTCGGCACGAAGGCCGGCGAGCGGCCCCGCGACCGGGTGCGCGCGTTCCTGACGCGCAACCCGGTGCTCTGGGCGCTGGTGGCGGCGCTGGTCGCCCCCGACGCCCTGGCCCCCGACGCCCTGGTGGAGATCGCCAAGAACTCGACCTACGCGCTGCTGCCGATCGGGTTCTTCGTCCTGGGCGTCCACCTCACCGTGGAGCGCGAGGGCGGGGCCCTGGCCTTCCCGCCGCCGCTGACGCGGCCGGTGCTCGTCGTGATGGTGCTGCGCCACGCCGCGGCGCCCGCGCTGCTGGTCGGCCTCTCGGCGCTGACGGTCGACGTTCCCGACGCCTACATCGTGGAGGCGGGCATGGCCTCGGCGATCAACAGCCTGATCGTCAGCCACCTCTACGGCCTGGACGTCCGCCTGGCGGCCAGCGCCGTGGCCTGGACCTCGGCCTTCGCGGTTACGGCCGCCGTCGTGCTGTCGCTCGTGCTGTGA
- a CDS encoding galactose-1-phosphate uridylyltransferase has translation MPEIRVDPLTGLRGIIAQHRAQRPGGGLAIPQPPPPIDADSDPFAAGHEHRTPPELFAVRPGGGPPDTPGWTVRVVPNLYPALEAGGVEPEPSHAPDLFTAAPARGAHEVVVNAPDPVGSLADLTAGQVAVAMDVWRARMRAHADAAYVHVTVNECAAGGASLPHTHTQLFALDFVPSQIARERERFTAHATRTMGGNLLQDLVQEEVRQRDRLVAVDDEGVLLSPYAAALPYQLLLAPRVPRARFEDDGPVAAALLHDALQRLRRRFGGVVPPLNLWVRTAPRGAEHFCWHIDIVPRLTPLAGLELGTGLHLNIVSPEQAAADLRDSG, from the coding sequence GTGCCTGAGATCCGCGTCGACCCGCTGACGGGTCTGCGCGGCATCATCGCGCAGCACCGCGCGCAGCGGCCCGGCGGGGGCCTCGCGATCCCGCAGCCGCCCCCGCCCATCGACGCCGACAGCGATCCGTTCGCCGCCGGACACGAGCACCGCACGCCGCCCGAGCTCTTCGCGGTGCGCCCCGGCGGCGGGCCGCCCGACACCCCGGGCTGGACGGTCCGCGTCGTGCCCAACCTCTACCCGGCGCTGGAGGCCGGCGGCGTCGAACCGGAGCCCTCCCACGCCCCGGACCTGTTCACCGCCGCGCCCGCGCGCGGCGCGCACGAGGTCGTCGTCAACGCCCCCGATCCCGTCGGCTCGCTGGCCGACCTGACCGCCGGCCAGGTCGCGGTCGCGATGGACGTCTGGCGCGCGCGCATGCGCGCCCACGCGGACGCCGCCTACGTGCACGTCACCGTCAACGAGTGCGCCGCGGGCGGCGCGTCGCTGCCCCACACCCACACCCAGCTCTTCGCGCTGGACTTCGTCCCCTCCCAGATCGCGCGCGAGCGCGAGCGCTTCACGGCCCACGCGACGCGGACGATGGGCGGCAACCTGCTCCAGGACCTCGTCCAGGAGGAGGTGCGCCAGCGCGACCGGCTCGTCGCCGTCGACGACGAGGGCGTGCTGCTGTCCCCCTACGCCGCCGCGCTGCCCTACCAGCTCCTGCTGGCCCCGCGCGTGCCGCGGGCGCGCTTCGAGGACGACGGGCCGGTGGCCGCCGCCCTGCTGCACGACGCGTTGCAGCGCCTGCGCCGGCGCTTCGGCGGCGTCGTCCCGCCGCTGAACCTCTGGGTGCGGACCGCGCCTCGCGGCGCCGAGCACTTCTGCTGGCACATCGACATCGTCCCCCGCCTGACCCCGCTGGCCGGTCTGGAGCTCGGCACCGGCCTGCACCTCAACATCGTCTCGCCCGAGCAGGCCGCGGCCGACCTGCGCGACAGCGGCTGA
- a CDS encoding nitroreductase family protein translates to MELETAIRTRRTHKAYGAEPVGRDVLDALFELARWAPNHHLTNPWRFRVVGPAALAALKAAIGAEGAGKLDRAPTLVAVSYVRTPQDPVADEEDLLAAGCAAYAVLLGAHARGLAGYWRTPAILREPAGRAALGIGEDERCIALLHLGAARQEQRVPDRAPVGEVVAYLD, encoded by the coding sequence ATGGAGCTCGAGACCGCGATCCGCACCCGCCGCACCCACAAGGCCTACGGCGCCGAGCCGGTCGGCCGCGACGTGCTCGACGCGCTCTTCGAGCTGGCGCGCTGGGCGCCGAACCATCACCTCACCAACCCATGGCGCTTCCGTGTCGTGGGCCCCGCCGCGCTGGCCGCGCTGAAGGCGGCGATCGGCGCCGAGGGGGCGGGCAAGCTGGACCGCGCCCCGACGCTCGTGGCGGTCTCCTACGTCCGCACGCCGCAGGACCCGGTCGCCGACGAGGAGGACCTCCTGGCCGCCGGCTGCGCCGCCTACGCCGTCCTGCTCGGCGCCCACGCGCGCGGCCTGGCGGGCTACTGGCGCACCCCGGCGATCCTGCGCGAACCCGCGGGCCGGGCCGCGCTGGGCATCGGCGAGGACGAGCGCTGCATCGCGCTGCTGCACCTCGGCGCCGCCCGCCAGGAGCAGCGCGTGCCCGACCGCGCCCCGGTGGGCGAGGTCGTCGCCTACCTGGACTAG
- a CDS encoding YbaK/EbsC family protein: MAGVDYPGARELGASAHTAAQAAAALGVSVAQIVKSLVFLTRDDPPAPVLVLCSGASRVDEAALGVVKARAETVREATGTSIGGVAPYGHPAPLHTIVDEDLMAFDVVWAAAGTATRVFPLTPAELLARTGGTVARVAP; the protein is encoded by the coding sequence GTGGCCGGCGTGGACTACCCCGGCGCGCGGGAGCTGGGCGCCAGCGCGCACACCGCCGCGCAGGCGGCCGCCGCGCTGGGCGTGTCCGTCGCCCAGATCGTCAAGTCGCTCGTGTTCCTGACGCGCGACGACCCGCCGGCACCCGTGCTCGTGCTGTGCAGCGGCGCCAGCCGCGTCGACGAGGCCGCGCTGGGCGTCGTCAAGGCCCGCGCCGAGACGGTGCGGGAGGCCACCGGCACGTCGATCGGCGGTGTCGCGCCCTACGGGCATCCCGCGCCGCTTCACACGATCGTCGACGAGGACCTCATGGCCTTCGACGTCGTGTGGGCCGCGGCGGGGACGGCGACCCGCGTCTTCCCGCTGACGCCCGCCGAGCTGCTGGCGCGCACGGGCGGCACGGTCGCGCGGGTGGCGCCCTAG
- a CDS encoding TlpA family protein disulfide reductase, whose translation MSRRLLLVLGAVVAVIAMVVIGLSQAGSKSKTPAPATLSLAQQRERLAGAPAPLAGLHAQASELLTGGTTAVGARMAALQRAGYPVVINKWAAWCGPCRLEFPVFQRVSVALGKRVAFIGLDGHDNRGDARAFLARTPLSYPSYEDPNERTAHSLQAGAFYPTTVFVDARGRRTVHQGPYNDEATLERDIRRYALGRA comes from the coding sequence ATGTCCCGACGCCTCCTCCTCGTGCTCGGCGCCGTGGTGGCCGTCATCGCGATGGTCGTCATCGGGCTGTCGCAGGCCGGCTCGAAGTCCAAGACGCCGGCGCCCGCCACGCTGTCGCTCGCCCAGCAGCGCGAGCGCCTCGCCGGGGCGCCCGCGCCCCTGGCCGGGCTGCACGCGCAGGCCAGCGAGCTGCTCACGGGCGGCACGACGGCGGTCGGGGCCCGGATGGCCGCGCTGCAGCGCGCCGGCTACCCCGTCGTCATCAACAAGTGGGCCGCCTGGTGCGGGCCCTGCCGGCTGGAGTTCCCCGTCTTCCAGCGCGTGAGCGTCGCGCTGGGCAAGCGGGTGGCGTTCATCGGCCTCGACGGCCACGACAACCGCGGCGACGCGCGCGCCTTCCTGGCCCGGACGCCGTTGAGCTACCCCAGCTACGAGGACCCCAACGAGCGCACGGCCCACAGCCTGCAGGCCGGTGCGTTCTACCCCACGACGGTGTTCGTCGATGCCCGGGGGCGCCGCACCGTCCACCAGGGTCCCTACAACGACGAGGCGACGCTGGAGCGCGACATCCGCCGGTACGCGCTGGGCCGTGCCTGA
- a CDS encoding ABC transporter ATP-binding protein: protein MSATSTEPLVQVRDLVKHFPIRAGFFQRQVGAVQAVDGVSFDVRPGETLGLVGESGCGKSTTARLITRLLEPTAGSITWEGRDIAGLSRRELKPLRREMQMIFQDPYSSLNPRKTVGSIIAEPFVIHEVETDQRKRRVRVQELMEQVGLNPEHFNRLPHQFSGGQRQRIGVARAIALKPKLIVADEPVSALDVSIQAQILNLLRDLQRELGLTIIFIAHDLSVVRHTCDRVAVMYLGKIVELAESDDLYGHPRHPYTGALLSAVPVPDPRLARNKQRQVLGGDVPSPTNPPKACRFHTRCSKFVQGTCDVDEPLLEPKDGGNVAACHFPLTDEEIARRVPTAAA from the coding sequence GTGAGCGCCACGTCCACCGAACCGCTCGTCCAGGTCCGCGACCTGGTCAAGCACTTCCCGATCAGGGCCGGGTTCTTCCAGCGCCAGGTCGGCGCGGTGCAGGCCGTCGACGGCGTGAGCTTCGACGTGCGGCCGGGCGAGACGCTCGGCCTCGTCGGCGAGTCGGGCTGCGGCAAGTCGACGACCGCCCGCCTCATCACGCGCCTGCTCGAGCCCACGGCGGGCTCGATCACCTGGGAGGGCCGGGACATCGCCGGCCTCTCGCGCCGCGAGCTCAAGCCGCTGCGCCGCGAGATGCAGATGATCTTCCAGGACCCCTACTCCTCGCTGAACCCGCGCAAGACGGTGGGGTCGATCATCGCGGAGCCGTTCGTCATCCACGAGGTCGAGACCGACCAGCGCAAGCGCCGGGTGCGCGTGCAGGAGCTCATGGAGCAGGTCGGGCTCAACCCCGAGCACTTCAACCGGCTACCGCACCAGTTCTCCGGCGGGCAGCGCCAGCGCATCGGCGTCGCGCGCGCCATCGCGCTCAAGCCCAAGCTCATCGTCGCCGACGAGCCGGTCTCGGCCCTGGACGTGTCGATCCAGGCCCAGATCCTCAACCTCCTGCGCGACCTGCAGAGGGAGCTGGGGCTCACCATCATCTTCATCGCCCACGACCTGTCGGTCGTGCGCCACACCTGCGACCGCGTCGCGGTGATGTACCTGGGCAAGATCGTCGAGCTCGCCGAGTCCGACGACCTCTACGGGCACCCGCGCCACCCCTACACCGGCGCGCTGCTCAGCGCGGTGCCGGTGCCCGACCCGCGGCTGGCGCGCAACAAGCAGCGCCAGGTGCTCGGCGGTGACGTCCCCTCGCCGACCAACCCGCCGAAGGCCTGCCGCTTCCACACGCGGTGCTCGAAGTTCGTGCAGGGCACGTGCGACGTCGACGAGCCACTCCTCGAGCCCAAGGACGGCGGCAACGTGGCGGCCTGCCACTTCCCGCTGACCGACGAGGAGATCGCCCGCCGCGTGCCCACGGCCGCCGCCTGA
- the dtd gene encoding D-aminoacyl-tRNA deacylase: protein MRALVQRVSRAAVVVDGAPVASTGPGLLVLLGVTHDDDAAVADRLADKVAALRIFEDAEGRMNDALGDRDVLVVSQFTLYGDARRGNRPSFVAAARPEHAEPLYERFRARLDAAGGVFGAHMEVELVNDGPVTLLLEIAPRAPTS, encoded by the coding sequence ATGCGAGCCCTCGTCCAGCGCGTGAGCCGGGCCGCCGTCGTCGTCGACGGTGCGCCCGTGGCGTCGACCGGCCCGGGCCTGCTCGTGCTGCTCGGGGTCACCCACGACGACGACGCCGCCGTCGCCGATCGGCTGGCCGACAAGGTCGCCGCCCTGCGGATCTTCGAGGACGCCGAGGGGCGGATGAACGACGCGCTGGGCGACCGCGACGTGCTCGTCGTCAGCCAGTTCACGCTGTACGGCGACGCGCGCCGGGGCAATCGCCCGTCGTTCGTGGCCGCGGCGAGGCCCGAGCACGCCGAGCCGCTCTACGAGCGCTTCCGGGCGCGCCTGGACGCGGCCGGCGGCGTGTTCGGCGCCCACATGGAGGTCGAGCTCGTCAACGACGGGCCCGTCACGCTGCTGCTGGAGATCGCCCCGCGGGCGCCGACCTCCTAA